GGACGTTATCGTCGTGATGGACGGCGACGGCCAGATGGACCCGGACATCATGCCCGCCATCATCGACCCCGTCGTCGACGGGGACGCCGACTACGCCGTCGGTGACCGGCTCGCGGCTCGGGACAGCCGCCGGGGGATGCCCCCGTGGCGGCTGTTCGGCAACCTCCTGTTGTCCGGGCTGACCCGCATCGCCAGCGGCTACTGGCACATCCGCGACCCGCAGAACGGCTACACGGCCGTCTCGGCGGACGCGCTCTCGGAGTTGGAGTTCGACCGGCTGTACGACCAGTACGGCTTCCTGAACGACCTGCTCGTGAACCTGAACGTCGCGGGAAAACGCGTCGCGACCGTGCCGATGCGCGCCCGCTACGGCGACGAGGAAAGCGGCATCAGGTACTCGACGTTCGTCCCCGGACTGTCGTGCCTCCTGCTCAGAGACTTCCTCTGGCGGCTCCGGGTTCGGTACCTCGACGGCGGCGTTCACCCGGTGGCGGTCCTCTACGCGCTCGGCGTCGTGGGCGTCCTCGCCGGCGTGCTCCGACTGGTCGGCGGCGTCGCGTCGAAGGACCGCGACGGTGCGGGGCGAGCGACCCTCGCCGGGGTCATCGGGGGGGTTGCGTCCCTGGGCGCCGCGATGCTCCTCGACAGCCGCGCGAACGAACCGCTTCGAATCGCGGCGGCACCGTCCGCGTCGTTCGAGCGGGACGAGCCGAGCGACTCGCAGTCGTCTCGCGTCGGCGGCGACGACGAGAGCGACCGACGGGGAGACAGCGAGAGCGAGAGCGAGACCGACGGTGTCGCAGACCGCGAGGTAATCGGGGGTTAGTCACCTCGTACCGCCGAAATCGGGGGCGTGAGGCGCTCAATAATAACAGCCTAGTCGCGTCATCTATCCAGTAATGGGGTCCACATCACACAGCAAAGGACGGTTAAACCGGGCGCTCGGCGAACTCTCGCTGGACGTGCCCTTCGCGCTGGTCATCGTCGTTGCGAGTAGCCTCGTCGCGGCGCTCGGCGTCGTTCCGACCGTCCAAGCCCTCGTCGGGCTCCCCGTACTGCTGTTTCTCC
This genomic stretch from Haloferax volcanii DS2 harbors:
- a CDS encoding glycosyltransferase family 2 protein; the encoded protein is MYRGNAVGVVVPAYDEARFVGGVIDTLPAFVDRAYVVDDRSTDGTWEVIRRHAARANEREAAPVVAAADGGAPLDRRVVPIRHAVNRGRGAAVKTGYERALADGMDVIVVMDGDGQMDPDIMPAIIDPVVDGDADYAVGDRLAARDSRRGMPPWRLFGNLLLSGLTRIASGYWHIRDPQNGYTAVSADALSELEFDRLYDQYGFLNDLLVNLNVAGKRVATVPMRARYGDEESGIRYSTFVPGLSCLLLRDFLWRLRVRYLDGGVHPVAVLYALGVVGVLAGVLRLVGGVASKDRDGAGRATLAGVIGGVASLGAAMLLDSRANEPLRIAAAPSASFERDEPSDSQSSRVGGDDESDRRGDSESESETDGVADREVIGG